In the Nitratiruptor sp. YY09-18 genome, TAAGAAGCGGACGTCCCGGCATAGCAATATCGCCGAGGTTTGCAAATTTTTTGGCTACTACTCCATCGATTGGTGAAGTGAGCACCGCATAGCTGAGCTCATTATTTACTTCAGCTAGATTTGCTTGGAATGAAGCGAGTTTGCCACGCAGACTTGCGAGATTTGCTTTTGCATTTGCGATCTGAGTCGCTTCTCTCTCTAGCTGCTCTTTGGAAGCTCCTTTGACAGCGTAGAGCTTTTTGGTGCGCTCATGAATTTTGCGCAAATTCACGAGAGCTTCCTTGGCTGCTGCAATCTGGAGTCTTGTAGCTTCTATTTGTGCTTTGAGACTATCGCGTTTGCTTTTGAGTACAGTTGTATCTATTTTGGCGACTACATCACCCTTTTTGACCTTTTGGCCAGCCTCTTTTATCTGTAAAATTCGTCCCGGAAATTTTGCAACAAGTGCGACATTCTTATCATTTTTAACAATTGCAAGATAGTCGCTGCTTAGCACTACATGGCTCTTTTGTGGTTTGAGTGTCTTGACAATGACAGCATACTCTTTTGCTATTGGAGTGCTTGCTTCTTGAGCCTTACGCTTTTTTACTAGCCTTACAGCACCTACAACGAGTAAAATCACAATAAGCAAGAATATTGCAATTTTTATCCATTTTTTCATTTGACTATCCTTTCAAGATCATTTCCATAGATTACAGCAAGTTGTGCGAGTGTTTGCCACTTCTGTGCTTTGAGTTGTGCGAGATTTGCCTGAGCAAAGAAGAGCCCCTCTTCATAGCGAAGATACTCCTCTTCACTGAGACGTCCCACTTTGTATGCAGTTTTTGCATATTTAACGAGTTCTTTTTGTGAAGCAACTTTTTTCTGGGATGCTTCTATCGCAATTTTAAGTGAAGAGAGTTGAGTGTGCAGACTCTTTGCCTGAGCTTCAAGCTCCTGGCGGGTCTGGAGGAAGCGGTTGTGCTCTTTGAAATATTTAGCTTTTGCAAGATCGATATCGGTAAATTGCGCTTTTGAGAGAGGGATGACGAGTTTGAGTGTAACATCACCATATCCCACATCTACATCTTCTCCATAGAGCACGTCTTTTTGGGCATAGTTTTTGCTCCATTTTCCCTCAAGCAAGAGTTTTGGGAAAAAGGACTCTTTGGCTATAGAGATATCTTTTTGGGCAGCTTTGAGATTTTTTGCAAGTGGCTTGATAGCAAAGAGTTCACCCTCTTTCAATGATCCAATCTGCTCAATTGGCTCAATATTTTTTACTTCAATACCAGTGAGTGCACTGATACGCTCTTTGGCAAGAGACTCTTTAATATTGAGATCTTGGAGACTTATTGCAAGATTTGCCAATGATGTATCGATCTTATCTAGAGCAATTGGTGCAGCACGACCACTATCTACTGCTATTTTGATATCTTGTCGCATCTTCAAAAGAGATCGTTTACGAGCAAAAAGGGCATTTTTGGTCTCATGTAGAGCCAAAAGATTTGCATAAGCTCCCACGATGATCGCTTCATTTTTATAAAAATTGAGCTTTTTTTTGAGCTTTGCTGCTTCATATATATATGCAAGTTTCTTTTTGAGGGTAAAGAGTGATTTGACAAAAAGCGGCATACTCCCGCTTATACCTACTCTTTGTATATTTTGTGCAAATGGGAGAGGCTGATGCTCACTTATACGCCTATTTGCCTCAGGTGGTGGTACTGGGCGCAAATTGGTATCATTGGTGTAGTGCTCATACGTACCAAAGAGCGCAAAGGATGGATAGAACTGATCAGTTACTTTTTGTTTGCTTAGTTTCGCAATTTTTTGCGCTGCAATATCGATTTGCGTAACGGGCTTGTTCTTGAGGGCATGCAAAAGTGTATGCAGTTGACTTGCTTGCAGCGATGCAACAAAAATAGCTGCTGTGAGTGCTACTCTTTTCATTGTTCTTTCCTTATGGCTTTGATAATCTTTTTGGCAAGAGTTTTTGAAAAATCCTTGATAGTAGGTTCAGGAAGTACCGGGAATCCTTCTACATTGGATGTGACTTTTTCACGAAGTCCTTGTGTTGTTTGGTGCATAATGAGAGGACTAACTATCATCATTTGTACTACCATAGGGTTTTGCACTTCTATCTCCTCTTTTTCGATACCTTCGTTAAGTATTGATGTCAAAATACTCAAAATTTCGGAGAGACTCTTGATAGCATTGTGGCTCATATGTTTGCCGTTATCTGCAAACTCATGGGCCAAAATGGCTGCAAAGCAGGGATACTCTTGTAAAAATTCGCCGAAGCTCTCTATAAATTGCTTGATTTTTTGCACGGGAGAGCTTGCGTTGATACTTGATTGAATATGCTCTTTGAGGCCATCGAGGCGAAAGAGCAAAACAGCCTCATACAGATCGTCTTTATCTTTAAAATGGTAATAGATTGCAGCTTTTGAGATGCCTACCTCTTTGGCTATAGCATCCAAAGATACACCATTGTAGCCAAACTTTGAGAAGTGGTTTGCTGCCACTTGTAGAAGCTTTTCTCTCTTACTCATGATGCTCCTTACCAACTGATAAGTAAATTATAGCATAAATTTACTCGTTTTGGATATAATAAATTATATTTTAATGAAGGAGGGGAATATGAAAAAGCTATCAATATTAGCACTTACTACATCGTTGCTTCTAGCGGTCCAAAGTGCTCCTAAACCACAAAATAATGATTTAGCAGAGGTAATAGCTACAGGACAAAAAGCGAGCCAACTCCTTCTTAAAACTCTTGGTGGCAATCTTAAAAAACACCTCAAAAAAGGTGGTCCTGCTGATGCATTGGAGTTTTGTGCGATGCGCGCAGCCGAACTAACTGCAAAAGTGGATAATGAGCTAGGCAAAAATGTAAGCATTAAGCGTGTAACGCTTAAATCGCGCAATCCTGCTAATGAGGCGCAAGGAGACGAGAGGGCAGTCTTGGAGGCTTTGGAGAAACTCAAACAAAACAGCGTCTTACTACCAAAAGAGCTTGTAGAAAAGACTAAAGATGGTTATAAATATTACAAGCCACTCGTTATCAATAAGCCGGTTTGCCTCAAATGCCATGGACAAAATATCGATCCAAAACTTCAAGCAAAAATCAAGAGTATCTACCCAACTGACAAAGCTATAGGCTACAAAATGGGAGATCTTCGCGGAGCAATCGTCGTAGAGATTAAAAAATAGTCTCTCACTTCCTGGGCTCTTGCCCAAAATCAATGCAAGAAAGCAAAAATTT is a window encoding:
- a CDS encoding efflux RND transporter periplasmic adaptor subunit, translated to MKKWIKIAIFLLIVILLVVGAVRLVKKRKAQEASTPIAKEYAVIVKTLKPQKSHVVLSSDYLAIVKNDKNVALVAKFPGRILQIKEAGQKVKKGDVVAKIDTTVLKSKRDSLKAQIEATRLQIAAAKEALVNLRKIHERTKKLYAVKGASKEQLEREATQIANAKANLASLRGKLASFQANLAEVNNELSYAVLTSPIDGVVAKKFANLGDIAMPGRPLLSINGSQDNYLLVRLPSNIAAYGLLYNGKRYALKPLKGSFNSLSEYRADVDDPKLIEGQRVETKVITYDNEALLLPFDAVLNRNGKTYVLVVNGEYAKPLEVHVKASGAEGVVVAEDLSGKELVVAKPDILLKLLSGIKLKEIKG
- a CDS encoding TolC family protein, which produces MKRVALTAAIFVASLQASQLHTLLHALKNKPVTQIDIAAQKIAKLSKQKVTDQFYPSFALFGTYEHYTNDTNLRPVPPPEANRRISEHQPLPFAQNIQRVGISGSMPLFVKSLFTLKKKLAYIYEAAKLKKKLNFYKNEAIIVGAYANLLALHETKNALFARKRSLLKMRQDIKIAVDSGRAAPIALDKIDTSLANLAISLQDLNIKESLAKERISALTGIEVKNIEPIEQIGSLKEGELFAIKPLAKNLKAAQKDISIAKESFFPKLLLEGKWSKNYAQKDVLYGEDVDVGYGDVTLKLVIPLSKAQFTDIDLAKAKYFKEHNRFLQTRQELEAQAKSLHTQLSSLKIAIEASQKKVASQKELVKYAKTAYKVGRLSEEEYLRYEEGLFFAQANLAQLKAQKWQTLAQLAVIYGNDLERIVK
- a CDS encoding TetR/AcrR family transcriptional regulator; this encodes MSKREKLLQVAANHFSKFGYNGVSLDAIAKEVGISKAAIYYHFKDKDDLYEAVLLFRLDGLKEHIQSSINASSPVQKIKQFIESFGEFLQEYPCFAAILAHEFADNGKHMSHNAIKSLSEILSILTSILNEGIEKEEIEVQNPMVVQMMIVSPLIMHQTTQGLREKVTSNVEGFPVLPEPTIKDFSKTLAKKIIKAIRKEQ
- a CDS encoding DUF3365 domain-containing protein; amino-acid sequence: MKKLSILALTTSLLLAVQSAPKPQNNDLAEVIATGQKASQLLLKTLGGNLKKHLKKGGPADALEFCAMRAAELTAKVDNELGKNVSIKRVTLKSRNPANEAQGDERAVLEALEKLKQNSVLLPKELVEKTKDGYKYYKPLVINKPVCLKCHGQNIDPKLQAKIKSIYPTDKAIGYKMGDLRGAIVVEIKK